A genome region from Bradyrhizobium commune includes the following:
- a CDS encoding J domain-containing protein, whose translation MPIDSSKFFDSIRVKPRGKQPEVKPRDTVMACEWVGCQNKGAHRAPKGRENQREYWHFCLDHVREYNQNYNFFSGMNADAVARYQKDALTGHRPTWKMGANGGVKKGAEAEIDGAFDPFSMFSEINGRASWRKGPEAQPKAETRKIMNAERKALQVMGLGPDATLADVKAKYKALAKQHHPDTNGGDRSTEDRLIEIIKAYNYLKTVVREA comes from the coding sequence ATGCCGATCGATTCATCAAAGTTCTTCGACTCCATCCGCGTGAAGCCGCGGGGCAAGCAGCCCGAGGTGAAGCCGCGCGACACCGTGATGGCCTGCGAATGGGTGGGGTGTCAGAACAAGGGCGCGCACCGTGCGCCGAAGGGGCGCGAGAACCAGCGCGAGTACTGGCACTTCTGCCTCGACCATGTGCGCGAGTACAACCAGAACTACAATTTCTTTTCCGGCATGAATGCCGACGCGGTTGCGCGCTACCAGAAGGATGCGCTGACCGGCCACCGCCCGACCTGGAAGATGGGCGCCAATGGCGGCGTCAAGAAGGGCGCGGAAGCCGAGATCGACGGTGCCTTCGATCCCTTCAGCATGTTCTCCGAGATCAACGGCCGCGCCAGCTGGCGGAAGGGCCCGGAGGCCCAGCCCAAGGCCGAGACGCGCAAGATCATGAATGCCGAGCGCAAGGCGCTCCAGGTCATGGGCCTCGGCCCCGACGCCACGCTCGCTGACGTCAAGGCCAAGTACAAGGCCCTGGCCAAGCAGCACCATCCCGACACCAACGGCGGCGACCGCTCCACCGAGGACCGCCTGATCGAGATCATCAAGGCGTATAATTATCTGAAGACGGTGGTGCGCGAGGCGTAG
- a CDS encoding citrate synthase/methylcitrate synthase, with translation MNIHLTKSQIGLDGVPAAETVLSHVDGERGELIIAGEHVSTLVRQSSFEGVTARLWNGASQSTLSEANIRASLGAARERAFARLAELLPATQGMGIVDGFRAAVAGLRAEHGLEHEATIVGAFPVIAGALVRRAKGLDPIAPDPSVSHAADTLRMLHGRAPAAREITALDAYLVTVCDHGMNASTFTTRVVASTQADLFAAVTAGYCALTGPLHGGAPEPVLEMLDAIGSRERIQPWVDAALARGERMMGFGHRVYRVRDPRADVLKTAIEALASNGADLPFAGEVEAYIRAALRKKNPDRPLETNVEFFTAILLDALAIPRQAFTPIFAVARAAGWTAHAREQQRTGRLIRPSSSYVGAMPKPFVA, from the coding sequence ATGAACATCCACCTCACCAAAAGCCAGATCGGGCTGGACGGCGTTCCCGCGGCGGAAACCGTGCTGAGCCATGTCGATGGCGAGCGCGGCGAGCTGATCATCGCCGGCGAGCATGTCAGCACCCTCGTCCGCCAATCGAGCTTCGAGGGCGTCACCGCCCGGCTCTGGAACGGCGCCAGCCAAAGCACGCTCAGCGAAGCCAATATCCGGGCGAGCCTGGGAGCCGCACGCGAGCGCGCCTTCGCGCGGCTCGCCGAGTTGCTGCCGGCGACGCAGGGGATGGGCATCGTCGACGGATTTCGCGCAGCGGTCGCAGGCCTTCGCGCCGAGCACGGGCTCGAACACGAGGCGACGATCGTCGGCGCCTTTCCGGTGATCGCGGGCGCGCTGGTGCGACGGGCGAAGGGGCTCGACCCGATCGCGCCCGATCCGAGCGTCAGTCACGCCGCCGATACGCTGCGCATGCTGCATGGGCGCGCGCCGGCCGCGCGCGAGATCACCGCTCTCGATGCCTATCTCGTCACGGTCTGCGATCACGGCATGAACGCCTCGACCTTCACCACGCGCGTGGTGGCCTCGACGCAGGCCGATCTGTTCGCGGCCGTCACCGCGGGCTATTGCGCGCTCACCGGTCCCTTGCATGGCGGCGCGCCGGAGCCGGTGCTGGAAATGCTCGATGCGATCGGCTCGCGCGAGCGGATCCAGCCCTGGGTCGATGCGGCGCTCGCCCGCGGCGAGCGGATGATGGGCTTCGGTCACCGCGTCTATCGCGTGCGCGACCCGCGCGCCGATGTGCTCAAGACCGCGATCGAGGCGCTCGCCTCCAATGGCGCAGACCTGCCCTTTGCCGGCGAGGTCGAGGCCTATATCCGCGCCGCGCTACGCAAGAAGAATCCGGATCGGCCGCTGGAGACGAATGTGGAGTTCTTCACCGCGATCCTGCTCGATGCGCTGGCGATCCCGAGGCAGGCGTTCACGCCGATCTTCGCGGTGGCACGCGCGGCGGGGTGGACCGCGCATGCGCGCGAGCAGCAGCGGACGGGGCGGTTGATCCGGCCGAGCTCGTCTTATGTGGGGGCGATGCCGAAACCGTTCGTTGCGTGA